The genomic window AGTTCAATTTATTGAATCTGAATACATTGATTTTGATTTTTTGCTTGATAAAGGAAGCTCAAAAGCAAGCCATAATTGGATTGTAGGGTTAGAAGCAAATCATTGTATTTCAAATCAATTGTCAGAAGAAATCACTGAGATTGCTATGAACCCTGATTCATCAGGGAATTATAAGTCCGAAACCCGTTTCAATTTTATGGGTAAATTGTTGAATTTTTCTGGGTATAGAACTCGCTACACTTCTCTTTTGTTTCATAAAAACTCACTTGGTACTAAAATTGCAGCTAAAAAATTAAAAGGCCCTGTTGAAGAACTTTATTTAGATTTTGATCGTTATAATGAACGACTGACAAAAAAAGCAAAACTTAAAGCTCGAGATTTATATATTAATAAAATACGTCCTCATTTTTTTCATTTTTCATGGAATCCTTTATGGGAACTAAAAAAAATATTCATTTTTAAACTCGGTTTTTTAGATGGTAAAGAAGGGTTTGTATTCGCCTATTTAAAAGCTTTTGAAGAATTTAAAACCTATTTATTTCTTTGGCTTATGTACCGAAATATAGAATAAGCATGATAAAACTATCAGGAGTCATCATAACGTACAATGAAGAGGAGCATTTAAGAAAATGCCTGTCCTCTTTAGTTGACGTTGTGGATGAAATTATTGTCGTAGACTCCTACTCTACTGATAAAACACAAGAAATTTGTAAGGAGTTTAATGTGACTTTTATACAACAAAAGTTTTTGGGATATTTTGAACAAAAAAACTTTGCGTTAGAACAAGCAAGCTACAATCATGTACTGTCTTTAGATGGTGATGAAGCGCTTTCTGATAAGTTGAAATCCTCCATCTTAGAAGTTAAAAAAAATTGGAAATACGCAGGCTATTATTGCAATAGAAGAAATAATTATTGTGGGAAATGGATTCGCTTTTCAGATTGGTATCCAGATAAAAAATTAAGACTTTTCAAAAAGGACAGTGGAGAATGGAAGGGCATCAATCCGCATGATACTTTTAAATTAAAAAGCAATATCAAAAGTGGCAAATTAAAAGGCGATATTTTACATTGGATTTATAGAGATTACGACGAACATAAACAAAAAGTTGAACAGTTTTCGACCATTGGCGCAAAATCTTATTTTGATTTAAAAATTTCGGCTTCTCTTTTTAAAGTTTACTTCAGACCTTCATGGGCGTTTTTTAAATCTTATATTTTAAGACTTGGGATTTTGGATGGAAAATATGGATGGCGCATCTGCAAACAAGCATTTATCGTTACCTATTTAAAATACAGTAAATTGAGGCAACATTGGAAAAATTCAAAAGCATAAATTGAATAAAAAATTTAATTAACGTTTAAAACTGCACTAAACATATGAACCTTTTACAAA from Formosa sp. Hel1_33_131 includes these protein-coding regions:
- a CDS encoding glycosyltransferase family 2 protein produces the protein MIKLSGVIITYNEEEHLRKCLSSLVDVVDEIIVVDSYSTDKTQEICKEFNVTFIQQKFLGYFEQKNFALEQASYNHVLSLDGDEALSDKLKSSILEVKKNWKYAGYYCNRRNNYCGKWIRFSDWYPDKKLRLFKKDSGEWKGINPHDTFKLKSNIKSGKLKGDILHWIYRDYDEHKQKVEQFSTIGAKSYFDLKISASLFKVYFRPSWAFFKSYILRLGILDGKYGWRICKQAFIVTYLKYSKLRQHWKNSKA